The proteins below come from a single Mangifera indica cultivar Alphonso chromosome 16, CATAS_Mindica_2.1, whole genome shotgun sequence genomic window:
- the LOC123199480 gene encoding subtilisin-like protease SBT1.7, which produces MTTLKSLVIFLFLLFLGFCHLSLAALENSRTLNQNKRTTYIVHMAKFRMPATFQHHSHWYDSSLKSVSGSAEMLYTYDNAIHGFSTRLTPEEARLLESQPGILSVMPELKYELHTTRTPQFLGLYGNADMFPDSASKSDVIIGVLDTGVWPESKSFDDTGLGPVPSNWKGACEAGTNFSSSICNRKLIGARYFSRGYEATLGPIDESKESKSPRDDDGHGTHTASTAGGSIVEGASLFGYANGTARGMAPRARVAVYKVCWIGGCFSSDILAAIDKAIEDNVNVLSMSLGGSISDYYRDSVAIGAFAAMEKGILVSCSAGNAGPSSFSLSNVAPWITTVGAGTLDRDFPAFVSLGNGQNYSGVSLFKGNPLPGKLLPFVYAGNASNATNGNLCMTGTLIPEKVSGKIVLCDRGMSARVLKGAVVKEAGGLGMVLANTQANGEELVADAHLLPATAVGQKSGDAIKKYLLSDANPTVTILFEGTKVGIEPSPVVAAFSSRGPNSITPEILKPDMIAPGVNILAGWSGSVGPTGLAVDTRRVGFNIISGTSMSCPHVSGLAALLKAAHPDWSPAAIKSALMTTAYVQYKGGEKLQDVATGKASTPFDHGAGHVDPVSALNPGLVYDLTIDDYLGFLCALNYTESEIKSVARRNFACDASKKYSLTDFNYPSFAVNIDTTQLASGSTVFKYTRTLTNVGSPGTYKVSISSQSPAAKISVEPAVLSFTQMYEKKTYTATFTVSSMAAGTNSFGRIEWSDEKRAVGSPVAFSWN; this is translated from the coding sequence ATGACTACGCTTAAATCTCTggttatatttctttttcttctttttctggGTTTCTGCCACTTGTCCCTGGCGGCTCTGGAGAATAGCAGAACCTTGAACCAGAACAAGAGAACAACTTACATAGTACACATGGCTAAATTCCGGATGCCGGCGACGTTTCAGCACCATTCTCATTGGTATGACTCGTCACTCAAATCGGTATCGGGCTCAGCTGAAATGCTCTACACTTACGACAATGCAATCCATGGATTCTCCACCCGCTTAACACCAGAAGAAGCTCGCTTACTCGAAAGCCAACCTGGGATCCTTTCTGTCATGCCAGAGTTAAAGTACGAGTTACATACAACTCGTACTCCTCAGTTTCTCGGACTGTATGGAAATGCTGATATGTTCCCGGACTCAGCCTCAAAGAGTGATGTCATCATCGGAGTTCTAGATACCGGAGTTTGGCCAGAAAGCAAGAGTTTTGATGACACCGGACTGGGTCCTGTACCGAGTAACTGGAAAGGCGCCTGTGAAGCTGGTACAAATTTCAGCTCATCTATTTGTAACAGAAAATTAATTGGCGCAAGATACTTCTCAAGAGGCTACGAGGCTACATTAGGTCCGATTGATGAAAGCAAGGAGTCAAAATCTCCCCGTGATGATGATGGCCATGGCACTCATACAGCCAGCACTGCAGGAGGATCCATTGTTGAAGGTGCGAGCTTGTTTGGCTACGCTAATGGAACTGCTCGTGGGATGGCTCCTCGCGCCAGAGTTGCTGTGTATAAGGTGTGTTGGATTGGTGGCTGTTTTAGTTCTGATATTTTGGCAGCCATAGATAAAGCCATTGAAGATAATGTCAATGTTCTTTCAATGTCTCTCGGTGGTAGCATATCTGATTACTATAGAGACAGTGTTGCAATCGGCGCTTTTGCAGCAATGGAGAAAGGGATTTTAGTCTCTTGTTCAGCTGGAAATGCCGGTCCAAGCTCCTTCAGTTTATCAAACGTGGCTCCATGGATCACCACAGTTGGTGCAGGCACACTGGATCGAGACTTTCCAGCTTTTGTTAGCCTTGGCAATGGCCAAAACTACTCTGGcgtgtcacttttcaaaggcaATCCTTTACCAGGAAAATTATTGCCTTTTGTTTACGCTGGAAATGCTAGTAATGCAACAAATGGGAATTTGTGTATGACGGGTACTTTAATACCCGAGAAAGTTTCAGGAAAAATTGTCTTGTGTGACAGAGGAATGAGTGCTAGAGTTCTAAAAGGTGCTGTGGTTAAAGAAGCCGGTGGATTGGGGATGGTTTTGGCCAACACTCAAGCTAATGGTGAAGAGTTAGTAGCTGATGCCCATTTATTACCAGCCACTGCCGTGGGCCAAAAATCCGGGGATGCTATTAAGAAATACTTGCTTTCAGATGCTAACCCAACTGTGACAATTTTATTTGAAGGAACCAAAGTGGGCATAGAACCATCCCCAGTGGTTGCAGCCTTCAGTTCAAGGGGACCCAACTCCATCACGCCGGAGATACTAAAGCCGGACATGATTGCGCCCGGCGTCAACATCTTGGCCGGATGGTCAGGTTCAGTCGGACCAACCGGGTTGGCAGTGGACACCCGGCGAGTCGGATTCAACATTATCTCTGGAACATCTATGTCTTGCCCACATGTCAGTGGGCTAGCTGCATTGCTGAAAGCTGCCCACCCGGACTGGAGCCCTGCAGCCATTAAATCAGCTCTTATGACCACCGCATATGTTCAATACAAAGGCGGTGAAAAATTGCAAGATGTTGCTACAGGAAAAGCATCTACACCGTTTGATCATGGCGCTGGACATGTTGATCCTGTGTCAGCCCTTAATCCAGGCTTGGTCTATGATTTAACAATTGATGATTATCTGGGCTTCCTCTGCGCGTTAAATTACACAGAGTCAGAGATTAAAAGTGTCGCAAGAAGAAACTTCGCATGTGATGCTAGTAAGAAATACAGCCTCACCGATTTCAACTACCCTTCTTTTGCCGTGAATATTGACACAACCCAGCTGGCAAGTGGCTCCACCGTGTTCAAATACACGCGGACACTGACCAACGTGGGCTCACCGGGGACTTACAAGGTGTCAATTTCATCACAAAGCCCTGCAGCTAAGATATCTGTGGAGCCAGCGGTGCTGAGTTTCACACAAATGTATGAAAAGAAAACGTACACTGCTACCTTCACTGTTAGTTCAATGGCTGCCGGTACGAATAGCTTTGGTCGAATTGAATGGTCTGATGAGAAGCGTGCTGTTGGCAGTCCAGTTGCGTTTAGCTGGAATTAA
- the LOC123199780 gene encoding uncharacterized protein LOC123199780: MEKQQDNQAGGRDASEKKKENLEELPMKDSPYLQYKDVEDYKMKAYGTEGHLEPNPGRGAGTTDAPTLSGAPSPADADKRRGAR, translated from the coding sequence ATGGAGAAGCAACAAGATAATCAAGCCGGCGGGAGAGACGCTtctgaaaagaagaaagaaaatttagaagaaCTTCCGATGAAGGACAGCCCGTATTTGCAGTACAAAGACGTGGAGGATTACAAGATGAAGGCTTACGGAACAGAAGGCCATCTGGAACCCAACCCTGGCCGCGGCGCTGGCACCACCGATGCCCCAACCCTTTCCGGTGCTCCCTCCCCCGCTGATGCTGATAAGCGCCGAGGAGCCCGCTAG